From the genome of Ziziphus jujuba cultivar Dongzao chromosome 6, ASM3175591v1, one region includes:
- the LOC125419152 gene encoding zinc finger protein 10 → MEQARYWMWPKRKQAGNLMSSQLHHQVSTNPSSYDDSSWEEQAFAEDAAGTLGGCIWPPRSYSCSFCRREFRSAQALGGHMNVHRRDRARLKQSPNLHSEIINPHHDHDHHQNHQNSVQNPLFTSLALQYPSQVCALVYNPNPNSDPAGGFTTISSPSSPPSTVPLLCKQEQALFPCYSSSTSLEKRHKRSGISSPQSWSNLSGGSERLYHNTNQRNSDKISRIVESGCRAKGDFAKTDLSVSLNLLVCHGCPTMSSELGKKEEEEEAVSFKRRRTETVSSLSSFLKSKSVERLNCQSEVLLHEHSPQSREDLDLELRLGDRPKVK, encoded by the coding sequence ATGGAACAAGCAAGATACTGGATGTGGCCGAAGCGAAAGCAGGCCGGTAACTTGATGAGTTCTCAACTTCATCATCAAGTTTCAACCAACCCTTCTTCATATGATGATTCATCATGGGAAGAACAAGCTTTTGCGGAAGATGCAGCTGGTACTCTTGGAGGTTGCATATGGCCTCCAAGATCTTATTCTTGTAGCTTCTGTAGAAGAGAATTCCGTTCGGCTCAAGCTCTAGGAGGTCATATGAATGTCCATAGAAGGGATAGGGCTAGGCTAAAACAGTCTCCAAACCTTCACAGTGAAATCATTAATCCAcatcatgatcatgatcatcatcagaATCATCAAAATTCTGTCCAAAATCCATTATTCACATCTTTGGCTTTGCAATACCCTTCACAAGTTTGTGCCTTGGTTTATAACCCTAACCCTAATTCTGATCCTGCTGGTGGTTTTACAACTATCTCATCACCATCCTCACCTCCTAGTACCGTTCCACTACTCTGTAAACAAGAACAAGCCTTGTTCCCTTGTTATTCTTCTTCTACAAGTCTCGAAAAGCGACATAAGAGATCCGGTATCTCTTCACCTCAATCATGGTCAAACTTGTCCGGCGGCAGCGAAAGATTGTACCATAACACTAATCAAAGAAATAGTGACAAGATTTCGAGAATTGTGGAGTCTGGATGTAGGGCAAAAGGTgattttgcgaaaactgactTGTCTGTGAGTTTAAATTTATTGGTTTGTCACGGTTGTCCAACTATGTCTTCAGAGCTGGGtaagaaggaggaggaggaggaggctgTTAGTTTCAAGAGAAGAAGAACAGAAACTGTTTCATCGCTATCGTCCTTCCTGAAATCGAAATCGGTTGAGAGACTCAATTGCCAGTCAGAGGTACTACTTCATGAACATAGCCCTCAGTCAAGAGAAGACTTAGATCTTGAGCTCCGGCTAGGTGACCGACCTAAGGTAAAATAG